A single window of Rhodococcus jostii RHA1 DNA harbors:
- a CDS encoding GyrI-like domain-containing protein, which translates to MGFEIIERGETLVAGLPVRSPQRALGKLSDPRLDRAWTRVLHHEIRGPLASTYIDFAPDVESYYTQIVGYECATVDDATRGHVISRIPPGTYAKFSSRGMFPDVMLRLWAQVSEAETNGDIERTYTGDLEAYPHAYAVDLYIPIHVYESGAPSSVMGSSAMGEKR; encoded by the coding sequence ATGGGGTTCGAGATCATCGAACGCGGCGAGACCCTGGTGGCCGGTCTGCCCGTGCGAAGCCCCCAGCGGGCGTTGGGGAAATTGAGCGACCCTCGCCTGGACCGCGCATGGACGCGGGTGCTCCACCACGAGATCCGGGGACCGCTCGCGTCCACCTACATCGACTTCGCTCCCGACGTCGAGTCCTATTACACCCAGATCGTCGGCTACGAGTGCGCGACGGTGGACGACGCCACACGGGGTCACGTCATTTCGCGGATACCGCCCGGCACGTACGCCAAGTTCTCTTCGCGGGGAATGTTTCCCGACGTGATGCTGCGGCTGTGGGCGCAGGTCAGCGAGGCGGAGACGAACGGCGACATCGAGCGGACGTACACCGGCGACCTCGAAGCGTATCCCCACGCCTATGCCGTGGATCTGTACATTCCGATCCACGTGTACGAGTCCGGGGCGCCGTCGAGCGTAATGGGGTCGAGTGCGATGGGTGAGAAGCGATGA
- a CDS encoding APC family permease, giving the protein MGSTADATSSNAPDSNSPEQPSLKRVMGPGLLLLFIVGDILGTGIYALTGKVANQVGGAVWLPFLVAFVVAIITAFSYLELVTKFPKAAGAALYTHKAFGVHFLTYMVAFAVMCSGITSASTASRAFAANFVEAFDLDFSTGIGITLLGLGFMTLVGLVNFRGVSESVKTNVVLTCVELSGLLIIIMIGLWALGVGDGDFSRVATFDTGDRSALGAVVAGTALAFFAMVGFEDSVNMAEECKEPSRIFPKVLLTGLIITGCIYVFVSITAIALVPVSELGEGDTPLLKVVEAGAPGFPIGIFAFITMFAVANTALINMLMASRLLYGMSREGVLPPPLGKVHATRRTPYVAIVFTTILAFGLITFVGEVPELGGTTALLLLGVFTIVNITVLVLRKQPVEHKHFRVPTILPIIGALTCGFLVTPFADRPAVQYQIAGVLLGIGVVLWAGTVLVNKRLGKGGPQIDPEKLAEHE; this is encoded by the coding sequence ATGGGATCGACAGCGGACGCCACGAGTTCGAACGCACCGGATTCGAATTCGCCCGAACAGCCGAGCCTCAAGCGGGTGATGGGCCCGGGGCTGCTCCTGCTGTTCATCGTCGGAGACATCCTCGGCACCGGCATCTACGCGCTCACCGGAAAGGTGGCCAATCAGGTCGGGGGCGCGGTGTGGCTGCCGTTCCTGGTGGCGTTCGTCGTCGCGATCATCACCGCATTCAGTTATCTGGAGCTGGTCACCAAGTTCCCGAAGGCCGCAGGCGCCGCGCTGTACACGCACAAGGCGTTCGGGGTGCACTTTCTCACCTACATGGTCGCGTTCGCGGTGATGTGCTCGGGAATCACGTCCGCATCGACGGCGTCGCGGGCGTTCGCCGCCAATTTCGTCGAGGCGTTCGACCTCGACTTCTCCACCGGGATCGGCATCACCCTGCTCGGTCTCGGCTTCATGACGCTGGTGGGTCTCGTCAATTTCCGCGGCGTCAGCGAGAGCGTCAAGACCAACGTCGTGCTCACCTGCGTCGAGCTGTCCGGTCTCCTGATCATCATCATGATCGGGCTGTGGGCCCTCGGCGTCGGAGACGGCGACTTCTCCCGGGTGGCCACGTTCGACACCGGCGACCGATCCGCTCTCGGCGCGGTCGTCGCGGGCACCGCCCTCGCCTTCTTCGCGATGGTCGGGTTCGAGGACTCGGTCAACATGGCCGAGGAATGCAAGGAACCGAGCCGTATCTTCCCCAAGGTCCTGCTGACCGGACTGATCATCACCGGCTGCATCTACGTGTTCGTGTCGATCACCGCGATCGCTCTCGTGCCCGTGAGCGAACTCGGCGAGGGTGACACCCCGCTGCTGAAGGTCGTTGAGGCCGGGGCGCCCGGATTCCCGATCGGGATCTTCGCATTCATCACCATGTTCGCTGTCGCCAACACGGCGCTGATCAACATGCTGATGGCGAGCCGGTTGCTGTACGGCATGAGCCGCGAGGGCGTCCTGCCTCCCCCGCTCGGCAAGGTTCACGCCACGCGGCGCACACCGTACGTTGCCATCGTCTTCACCACGATCCTCGCCTTCGGCCTCATCACGTTCGTCGGCGAAGTCCCCGAACTCGGCGGTACCACCGCGCTGCTCCTGCTGGGCGTGTTCACCATCGTCAACATCACCGTGCTCGTCCTGCGCAAGCAACCGGTGGAGCACAAGCATTTCCGGGTACCGACCATCCTGCCGATCATCGGCGCACTCACGTGCGGCTTCCTCGTCACTCCTTTCGCCGACCGCCCCGCGGTGCAATACCAGATCGCGGGCGTACTCCTCGGAATCGGTGTCGTGCTGTGGGCCGGGACCGTCCTCGTGAACAAGAGGCTCGGCAAGGGCGGGCCCCAGATCGACCCCGAGAAACTCGCCGAGCACGAGTGA
- a CDS encoding LuxR C-terminal-related transcriptional regulator, whose translation MTDLVARAPSLLRPRDGDALRGELRSIAAHGVAPVLFGGEVQDGTLHLSEFVGTRTNNLKGLAIPPRSGLGGRVVAQRTPVAVNDYGRSSTITHHYDRPVLSEGLRSILAVPVMVRGSSRAVLYAAIRDCAPIGDRTADIVVAASRRLGTEIAIRDEVDRRLEMMKTLDVSGAGGATTEELRDIHAELRSVAQTVTDTSLQARLRGLSQRLAGILRPDADSADEDPGVHLTPREIDVLSHVALGCTNSEAAQRLSVGPETVKSYLRSAMSKLDARSRHEAVVTARRLGLLP comes from the coding sequence GTGACCGACTTGGTTGCTCGTGCACCGTCGCTGCTGCGCCCTCGGGACGGGGACGCGCTTCGCGGTGAGCTGCGCTCCATCGCAGCTCACGGCGTTGCGCCGGTCCTGTTCGGCGGCGAGGTCCAGGACGGCACACTGCACCTGAGCGAGTTCGTCGGCACCCGAACCAACAACCTCAAGGGCCTCGCGATCCCGCCGCGTTCCGGTCTCGGCGGCCGCGTCGTCGCCCAGCGCACGCCCGTGGCGGTCAACGACTACGGCCGCTCCTCGACCATCACGCACCACTACGACCGGCCCGTCCTCAGTGAGGGGCTCCGGTCCATCCTCGCGGTGCCGGTCATGGTGCGCGGCAGCTCGCGCGCCGTGCTCTACGCCGCCATCCGCGACTGCGCACCGATCGGCGACCGCACCGCCGACATCGTCGTCGCAGCGTCCCGGCGCCTCGGCACCGAGATCGCCATCCGGGACGAGGTCGATCGCCGCCTCGAGATGATGAAGACGCTCGACGTGAGCGGTGCCGGCGGCGCGACCACCGAGGAACTCCGCGACATCCACGCGGAGCTGCGGAGTGTCGCGCAGACCGTCACCGACACGTCGTTGCAGGCCCGCCTCCGCGGGCTGTCGCAGCGACTGGCGGGCATTCTGCGGCCGGACGCCGACAGTGCCGACGAGGACCCCGGCGTCCACCTCACCCCACGCGAGATCGACGTCCTGTCCCACGTGGCCCTGGGATGCACCAACAGTGAAGCAGCACAGCGCCTCTCGGTGGGACCCGAGACGGTGAAGAGTTACCTGCGCAGTGCCATGAGCAAGCTCGACGCACGGTCGCGGCACGAGGCGGTGGTCACCGCGCGCAGGCTCGGGCTGCTCCCCTAG
- a CDS encoding AMP-binding protein: protein MTTDPTARVRELLDQYDTPTASAAELLCDRHPADDVAFTVVESDLSSTDLTYGYLREQSTRFAAALADLGVEPGDHVATLMGKSAELVVALLGIWRRGAVHVPLFTAFAPPAIAFRLGASGAKVVVSDASQLDKLTPGEDIPADASWQVVVVGGADSGALDFGALVESHDAADVKGAAVTVGGDGPLVQLFTSGTTGTPKGVPVPLRALASFHAYQEFGLDVRRDDVFWNAADPGWAYGLYYALLGPLAAGTRSILLHAGFSAPLTWQVMERFGVTNFAAAPTVYRSLRADPTPIPETVKLRRASSAGEPLTPDVISWAEANLDVFVRDHYGQTEHGMFIANSWADGLRNEVRDGSMGKPLPGWACAVLEDDSDAIAPPRTPGRVAIDTHSSPLMWFTGYVDAPEKTAQRFTADGRWYVTGDAGQTDEDGFFFFSARDDDVIIMAGYRIGPFDVESVLVMHDEVVEAAVVGMPDELRGEVLEAFVVLRDGVDGTDELEVELQTLVKKKFAAHAYPRTVHFVPNLPKTPSGKVQRYLLRQK, encoded by the coding sequence ATGACCACCGATCCCACCGCACGCGTGCGTGAGCTGCTGGACCAGTACGACACGCCGACGGCGTCCGCCGCGGAACTGCTGTGTGATCGACACCCCGCAGACGACGTGGCGTTCACCGTCGTCGAATCGGACCTGTCGTCGACCGACCTGACCTACGGCTACCTGCGCGAGCAGTCGACCCGATTCGCCGCCGCACTCGCCGACCTCGGCGTCGAGCCGGGCGATCACGTCGCGACGCTGATGGGCAAGTCGGCCGAACTGGTCGTCGCGCTGCTCGGCATCTGGCGCCGGGGCGCCGTCCACGTTCCCCTGTTCACCGCGTTCGCGCCGCCGGCGATCGCGTTCCGGCTGGGTGCCAGCGGAGCCAAGGTCGTCGTCTCCGACGCCAGCCAGCTCGACAAGCTGACCCCCGGCGAGGACATCCCCGCGGACGCGTCCTGGCAGGTCGTCGTCGTGGGCGGGGCCGACTCCGGTGCTCTCGACTTCGGGGCGCTCGTGGAGTCGCACGACGCCGCGGATGTGAAGGGCGCGGCCGTCACGGTCGGCGGCGACGGCCCCCTCGTCCAGTTGTTCACCAGCGGCACGACCGGAACACCGAAGGGGGTGCCGGTGCCGCTGCGGGCGCTCGCGTCGTTCCACGCCTACCAGGAGTTCGGCCTCGACGTCCGCAGGGACGACGTGTTCTGGAACGCCGCCGACCCCGGCTGGGCGTACGGCCTGTACTACGCGCTGCTCGGGCCCCTCGCCGCGGGCACTCGCAGCATCCTGCTGCACGCCGGGTTCTCCGCGCCCCTCACCTGGCAGGTGATGGAGCGTTTCGGCGTCACCAACTTCGCCGCCGCGCCCACGGTCTACCGCAGCCTGCGGGCCGACCCCACGCCGATCCCCGAGACGGTGAAACTGCGGCGCGCGTCGTCTGCGGGTGAACCGCTCACCCCCGACGTGATCTCGTGGGCCGAGGCCAACCTGGACGTGTTCGTCCGCGACCACTACGGCCAGACCGAGCACGGCATGTTCATCGCCAACTCCTGGGCCGACGGACTGCGGAACGAGGTGCGCGACGGGTCCATGGGCAAACCGCTGCCGGGGTGGGCGTGCGCCGTTCTCGAGGACGACTCCGACGCGATCGCGCCGCCGCGCACCCCGGGTCGCGTCGCGATCGACACGCACAGCAGCCCGCTGATGTGGTTCACCGGCTACGTCGACGCTCCGGAGAAGACCGCGCAGCGGTTCACCGCCGACGGTCGCTGGTACGTCACCGGCGACGCGGGGCAGACCGACGAGGACGGTTTCTTCTTCTTCTCCGCCCGCGACGACGACGTGATCATCATGGCCGGCTACCGGATCGGGCCCTTCGACGTCGAGAGTGTGCTCGTCATGCACGACGAGGTCGTCGAGGCTGCGGTCGTCGGGATGCCCGACGAGTTGCGCGGTGAGGTGCTCGAGGCGTTCGTCGTCCTGCGCGACGGCGTCGACGGGACCGACGAACTGGAGGTCGAACTGCAGACGCTGGTGAAGAAGAAGTTCGCGGCGCACGCCTACCCGCGCACCGTGCACTTCGTCCCCAACCTGCCGAAGACCCCCAGCGGCAAGGTACAGCGGTACCTGCTCCGCCAGAAGTAG
- a CDS encoding ABC transporter permease, producing MLLWTRRSRALIVGVFAVVVTVVFVAPIATVVAAALAGSWTGPLPSDLGGRNFTTALSDENFASLTVSLQTAFVAGALALVVGTWAALAAREAPAWLHRITDAAFHLPIAIPSVAIGLGLLIAFNSRPLLLGGTKWIVLLAHTILVLAFTFSTVSAALDRLDPAYRQAAESLGAGPTRVLLRITLPLLLPALGAAAGLSIALSMGELGATVMVYPATWKTLPVSIFGLTDRGRVFLAAADTTLLLAVTLLALLVVGRIRRR from the coding sequence GTGCTGCTGTGGACGAGAAGGTCTAGAGCCCTGATCGTGGGCGTGTTCGCGGTCGTCGTGACCGTCGTGTTCGTGGCACCGATCGCCACCGTGGTCGCGGCCGCGCTGGCCGGGTCCTGGACGGGCCCGCTGCCGTCGGACCTCGGCGGCCGGAACTTCACGACGGCACTGTCCGACGAGAATTTCGCCAGTCTCACTGTCAGCCTGCAGACGGCGTTCGTCGCGGGTGCACTGGCACTGGTGGTCGGGACGTGGGCGGCACTGGCAGCGCGTGAGGCGCCGGCGTGGTTGCACCGCATCACCGACGCGGCCTTTCACCTGCCGATCGCGATCCCGTCCGTGGCGATCGGTCTGGGTCTGCTGATCGCGTTCAACTCGCGGCCGCTCCTACTCGGCGGAACCAAGTGGATCGTCCTCCTGGCGCACACGATCCTCGTCCTGGCGTTCACGTTCAGTACCGTCTCGGCGGCGCTGGACCGGCTCGATCCGGCCTACCGGCAGGCCGCCGAATCCCTCGGCGCCGGTCCCACCCGGGTCCTGCTTCGGATCACGCTGCCGCTCCTGCTGCCTGCACTCGGCGCCGCCGCGGGCCTGTCGATCGCGCTGTCGATGGGCGAACTGGGCGCCACCGTGATGGTGTATCCAGCGACCTGGAAGACGTTGCCGGTGAGCATCTTCGGGCTCACCGACCGCGGTCGGGTCTTCCTAGCCGCGGCCGACACCACCCTCCTGCTGGCGGTCACCCTCCTCGCCCTGCTGGTCGTCGGCCGCATCCGCCGGCGCTGA
- a CDS encoding 2-aminoethylphosphonate ABC transporter permease subunit — translation MTATLERPPAATAPLSREPFRWRGIAWTLPPLLLVLGFAVYPMARVLTESLASETGSGLDNWSAVLGSELFRTALWRTVQIAALSTLGCLILGTFLALVLAFVPFTGSKVVGRLIDAVLSLPSFLITLAFTFLYGTAGAVNALIARITGAADGPLNFLGTPLGVIAAEVTFFTPFVVRPLLAAFTQIPREQLDVAASLGASPLRVLRTVVMPEAWPALLAGGSLVLLLTLNEFGIVLFTGAKDVVTLPVLIYTRGIVTFDLPGAAVIATVQVALSLTLYCTYRFVFATLTGGSRAAVDEKV, via the coding sequence GTGACCGCGACCCTCGAGCGTCCGCCCGCCGCGACGGCACCGCTCTCCCGCGAACCGTTCCGGTGGCGAGGCATCGCGTGGACGCTCCCACCCCTGCTGCTCGTACTCGGATTCGCCGTCTACCCGATGGCCCGGGTACTCACCGAATCCCTCGCCTCCGAGACCGGGTCCGGTCTGGACAACTGGTCCGCGGTGCTCGGCTCGGAACTGTTCCGCACAGCCCTGTGGCGGACGGTACAGATCGCCGCCCTCTCCACCCTCGGCTGCCTGATCCTCGGCACGTTCCTCGCGCTCGTCCTGGCGTTCGTCCCGTTCACGGGATCGAAGGTCGTGGGACGGCTGATCGACGCGGTGCTGTCGCTTCCGTCGTTCCTGATCACGCTGGCGTTCACGTTCCTTTACGGCACCGCCGGGGCAGTGAACGCGCTGATCGCACGGATCACCGGCGCCGCCGACGGACCGCTGAACTTCCTCGGCACCCCACTCGGGGTGATCGCCGCGGAGGTCACGTTCTTCACCCCGTTCGTCGTACGCCCCCTGCTCGCCGCGTTCACCCAGATCCCCCGCGAACAACTCGACGTCGCCGCCAGTCTCGGGGCGTCGCCGCTGCGGGTGCTCCGGACCGTGGTGATGCCCGAGGCGTGGCCCGCACTGCTGGCGGGTGGATCGCTGGTGCTGCTGCTCACCCTCAACGAGTTCGGCATCGTCCTGTTCACGGGTGCCAAGGACGTGGTGACGTTGCCCGTCCTGATCTACACGCGCGGCATCGTCACCTTCGACCTGCCGGGCGCCGCCGTGATCGCCACCGTCCAGGTGGCGCTGTCGCTGACCCTGTACTGCACATACCGATTCGTGTTCGCCACGCTGACGGGAGGCAGCCGTGCTGCTGTGGACGAGAAGGTCTAG
- a CDS encoding ABC transporter ATP-binding protein translates to MSGLPARRADPSYTTAVRGATDFSAPAITFDRVTVGYGRGKGVTHALIDFNLRVGRGETVALLGPSGSGKSTALKALAGFVRPTSGSVRLGSRDVTDLPPAKRGIGVVVQSYALFPHMRVADNVAFGLRSHRVPRAEIGARVAEALDMVGMAAYGNRLPRELSGGQQQRIAIARALAIRPSVLLLDEPLAALDAQLRESMLGELSRLRAALPDTAMLYVTHDQSEALALADRIAVMRNSRLADIDTAENLWKRPPSSFTAEFLGGANLLPCTVTRVIGTSALVSMGGVPVTATAPQPDIGHVEWESDLPAFLCVRPHAVTLTAPGTRGSFSARIVSTEWRGSTTRITLAVDDFEGVQVHADVSGHDQRGPGTVVGVQFPSDGSVLVPAT, encoded by the coding sequence GTGTCGGGACTTCCAGCCAGGCGGGCAGACCCGTCGTACACCACCGCGGTTCGCGGAGCCACCGATTTCTCCGCGCCGGCCATCACGTTCGACCGCGTCACCGTCGGCTACGGCCGCGGCAAGGGCGTCACCCACGCCCTGATCGACTTCAACCTGCGCGTCGGCCGCGGTGAGACGGTGGCCCTCCTCGGCCCCAGCGGGTCCGGGAAGTCGACCGCGCTCAAGGCGCTCGCGGGATTCGTCCGCCCCACTTCGGGTTCCGTGCGGCTCGGATCCCGCGACGTCACCGACCTACCGCCCGCGAAACGGGGAATCGGCGTCGTGGTGCAGTCGTACGCGCTGTTCCCGCACATGCGGGTGGCCGACAACGTCGCGTTCGGCCTCCGCTCCCATCGGGTGCCGCGCGCGGAGATCGGCGCGCGGGTGGCCGAGGCCCTCGACATGGTCGGCATGGCCGCCTATGGCAACCGCCTGCCCCGCGAGTTGTCGGGCGGACAGCAGCAGCGGATCGCGATCGCGCGAGCCCTGGCGATCCGGCCTTCGGTTCTGCTGCTCGACGAACCACTCGCCGCACTCGACGCGCAACTGCGCGAGAGCATGCTCGGTGAGCTCTCGCGGCTGCGGGCGGCGCTGCCCGACACCGCGATGCTCTACGTCACGCACGATCAGAGCGAAGCGCTGGCGCTGGCCGACCGGATCGCCGTCATGCGGAACTCCCGGCTCGCCGACATCGACACCGCCGAGAACCTCTGGAAGCGGCCGCCGAGCAGTTTCACCGCGGAATTCCTCGGCGGCGCGAACCTGCTGCCGTGCACCGTCACCCGGGTGATCGGGACGTCGGCGCTCGTGTCGATGGGCGGCGTGCCCGTCACCGCCACCGCCCCGCAACCCGACATCGGACACGTGGAGTGGGAGTCGGACCTGCCCGCGTTCCTGTGTGTCCGCCCGCACGCGGTGACACTGACGGCGCCCGGCACGCGGGGTTCGTTCTCGGCGCGGATCGTCTCGACGGAGTGGCGGGGATCGACCACGCGGATCACGCTCGCCGTCGACGACTTCGAGGGAGTGCAGGTGCACGCGGACGTGTCCGGTCACGACCAGCGTGGTCCGGGCACCGTCGTCGGCGTGCAGTTCCCGTCCGACGGCAGCGTCCTGGTGCCGGCGACGTGA
- a CDS encoding 2-aminoethylphosphonate ABC transporter substrate-binding protein, with protein sequence MRLRPRIAAAALAATVLTLGTACGGTGTAADSGTDTVTVYSADGLSGWYQSRFDAFTARTGIAVNLVEAGSGEVVSRLEKEQSNPQADVVVTLPPFIQKADSQGLLVPSGVDTSAVPAAEKDAAGHHVPVVENYLSFIANPAASPAPRTWDDLLSDQFKGKIQYSTPGQAGDGTAVLLLLQHLMGRDGALDYLTKLQVNNVGPSSSTGKLQPKVSNGELLAANGDVQMNLTSIAEDGSTFDLFFPAAADGTRTTVALPYVMGLAKGAPRSEQGKQLMEFLLSEESQKTVADDALGMSVREDVRAAAGESAPARALQGVQVWSPNWNDVLTELDSDVAAYQKATGS encoded by the coding sequence ATGCGTCTTCGCCCCCGGATCGCCGCGGCCGCCCTGGCCGCGACCGTCCTCACCCTCGGAACCGCCTGCGGCGGAACCGGTACCGCCGCCGATTCAGGCACCGACACCGTCACCGTCTACAGCGCCGACGGGCTCTCCGGTTGGTACCAATCGCGTTTCGACGCCTTCACCGCACGGACCGGGATCGCGGTGAACCTCGTCGAGGCCGGATCCGGCGAAGTCGTCTCTCGTCTCGAGAAGGAACAGTCGAACCCGCAGGCCGACGTCGTCGTCACGCTGCCGCCGTTCATCCAGAAGGCCGACTCCCAGGGGCTGCTCGTTCCGAGCGGCGTCGACACCTCCGCGGTTCCCGCGGCGGAGAAGGACGCGGCCGGTCACCACGTTCCCGTCGTCGAGAACTACCTGTCCTTCATCGCCAACCCGGCGGCCTCGCCTGCTCCCCGCACCTGGGACGACCTGCTGTCCGACCAGTTCAAGGGCAAGATCCAGTACTCGACCCCCGGCCAGGCCGGCGACGGCACCGCGGTGCTGCTGCTCCTGCAGCACCTGATGGGCAGGGACGGCGCACTCGACTATCTCACCAAGCTGCAGGTCAACAACGTGGGACCGTCGTCCTCGACCGGCAAGCTACAGCCGAAGGTCAGCAACGGCGAACTGCTCGCGGCCAACGGTGACGTCCAGATGAACCTCACGTCCATCGCCGAGGACGGCTCGACATTCGACCTCTTCTTTCCCGCTGCCGCCGACGGCACCCGAACCACCGTTGCCCTGCCGTACGTGATGGGTCTGGCCAAGGGGGCGCCGCGCAGCGAGCAGGGCAAGCAATTGATGGAGTTCCTGCTCTCCGAGGAGTCGCAGAAGACCGTCGCCGACGATGCGCTCGGCATGTCGGTCCGCGAGGACGTGCGCGCCGCCGCGGGCGAGAGCGCCCCGGCGCGGGCACTGCAGGGGGTGCAGGTGTGGTCGCCGAACTGGAACGACGTACTCACCGAACTCGATTCGGACGTCGCCGCGTACCAGAAGGCCACCGGGAGCTGA
- a CDS encoding GntR family transcriptional regulator — translation MTATPNVPKYYRVRTELESILTELEVGDAVPAERELALRFTVSRETVRQAIHELLVEGRVERRGRGTVVASPKLVQPLSLRSYTEGAVSQGRVPGRELVTFEELGADADLAEALGLAFGAPVIHLERVLLADDEKIGLESTHLPADRFGEMARTFDPGTSLYAAIRETGVVFASATERIETVLASPREAALLDSTTAMPMLRLHRVSLDTDGVPIERVRSLYRGDRIAFLTTLRE, via the coding sequence ATGACGGCAACGCCGAACGTCCCCAAGTACTACCGGGTCCGCACCGAACTCGAGTCGATCCTCACCGAGCTCGAGGTGGGGGACGCGGTGCCTGCGGAGCGGGAACTGGCCCTGCGGTTCACGGTGTCCCGCGAGACGGTGCGGCAGGCCATCCACGAACTGCTGGTCGAGGGTCGCGTCGAACGTCGCGGCCGCGGCACCGTCGTCGCCAGCCCGAAGCTCGTGCAGCCGCTGTCGTTGCGTTCCTACACCGAGGGTGCGGTCAGTCAGGGCCGGGTGCCCGGGCGCGAACTGGTGACCTTCGAGGAACTCGGTGCCGACGCGGACCTCGCCGAGGCGCTCGGTCTGGCGTTCGGCGCGCCGGTGATCCACCTCGAACGCGTCCTGCTCGCGGACGACGAGAAGATCGGGCTCGAAAGCACCCATCTGCCGGCAGACCGGTTCGGGGAGATGGCGCGCACGTTCGACCCGGGTACCTCGCTGTACGCGGCGATCCGCGAGACCGGCGTGGTGTTCGCGTCGGCGACCGAGCGGATCGAGACGGTGCTGGCCTCCCCGCGGGAGGCCGCGCTGCTCGACTCGACCACCGCGATGCCGATGCTGCGGCTCCATCGTGTCTCGCTCGACACCGACGGCGTCCCGATCGAACGGGTGCGTTCCCTCTACCGCGGCGACCGGATCGCCTTCCTCACCACACTGCGGGAGTGA
- the map gene encoding type I methionyl aminopeptidase, whose amino-acid sequence MSVRTALSPGTVSPVLAVPAGIERPEYAWKPTAKEGNEPWVQTPETIEAMRVASKIAAQALQEAGKAVAPGVTTDELDRIAHEYMIDHGAYPSTLGYKGFPKSCCTSLNEVICHGIPDSTVIQDGDIVNIDVTAYIGGVHGDTNATFLAGDVAEENRLLVERTHEATMRAIKAVKPGRALNVIGRVIESYAHRFGYGVVRDFTGHGIGTTFHNGLVILHYDEPSVDTVIEPGMVFTIEPMINLGDIGWEIWDDDWTVVTKDRKWTAQFEHTIVVTETGNEILTLP is encoded by the coding sequence ATGTCTGTCCGCACAGCACTGAGCCCCGGAACCGTGTCGCCCGTCCTCGCCGTACCGGCGGGGATCGAGCGTCCCGAGTACGCGTGGAAGCCCACGGCGAAGGAAGGCAACGAGCCGTGGGTGCAGACCCCGGAGACCATCGAGGCCATGCGGGTGGCGAGCAAGATCGCGGCGCAGGCCCTGCAGGAGGCCGGTAAGGCGGTGGCGCCGGGTGTCACCACCGACGAGCTCGACCGCATCGCGCACGAGTACATGATCGATCACGGCGCCTACCCGTCGACGCTCGGCTACAAGGGTTTCCCCAAGTCGTGCTGCACGTCGCTGAACGAGGTGATCTGCCACGGCATCCCCGACTCGACGGTGATCCAGGACGGCGACATCGTCAACATCGACGTCACCGCGTACATCGGCGGCGTGCACGGGGACACCAACGCCACGTTCCTCGCCGGGGACGTCGCCGAGGAGAACCGGTTGCTGGTGGAGCGGACCCACGAGGCGACGATGCGCGCCATCAAAGCGGTCAAGCCGGGCCGCGCGCTCAACGTCATCGGCCGCGTCATCGAGTCGTACGCGCACCGCTTCGGCTACGGCGTGGTCCGCGACTTCACCGGACACGGCATCGGCACCACTTTCCACAACGGCCTCGTCATCCTCCACTACGACGAGCCCTCCGTGGACACGGTCATCGAACCCGGCATGGTGTTCACGATCGAACCGATGATCAACCTCGGCGACATCGGCTGGGAGATCTGGGACGACGACTGGACCGTCGTCACCAAGGATCGCAAGTGGACGGCTCAGTTCGAGCACACCATCGTGGTCACCGAGACCGGCAACGAGATCCTCACCCTGCCTTGA